One window of Cervus elaphus chromosome 2, mCerEla1.1, whole genome shotgun sequence genomic DNA carries:
- the LOC122705827 gene encoding olfactory receptor 5D18-like yields MFLSERNKSGAVFTLLGFSDYPEFQVPLFLIFFTIYTVTVVGNLGMIVIIKINPKLHTPMYFFLSHLSFVDFCYSSIIAPKTMVNLMVEDRTISFVGCVIQFFFFCTFVVTESFLLAVMAYDRFVAICNPLLYMVAMSPRFCTTLVVGSYAWGVACSLILTCTVIRLSFRGFNTIDHFFCEFSSLLSLSCSDTYLNQLLLFIFATFNEVSTLFIILLSYVFIVVTILKMRSACGRRKAFSTCASHLTAISIFHGIILFLYCVPSSTTSRHTVRVASVFYTVVIPMLNPLIYSLRNKDVKDTVSKIMDSKVFSY; encoded by the coding sequence ATGTTTCtatcagagagaaataaaagtggGGCTGTGTTCACTCTCCTGGGCTTCTCCGATTACCCAGAGTTTCAAGTCCCCCTCTTCTTGATATTCTTCACCATCTATACTGTCACTGTGGTAGGGAATCTTGGGATGATTGTAATCATCAAAATTAACCCCAAactgcacacccccatgtactttttcctcagccACCTCTCCTTCGTGGACTTTTGTTATTCCTCCATCATTGCTCCCAAGACCATGGTGAATCTCATGGTAGAAGACAGAACCATTTCATTTGTAGGTTGTGTAatacaattctttttcttttgtaccTTTGTAGTGACTGAGTCCTTTTTATTAGCTGTGATGGCCTACGACCGCTTTGTGGCCATCTGCAACCCTCTGCTCTACATGGTGGCCATGTCCCCGAGATTCTGCACCACATTAGTGGTTGGATCTTATGCTTGGGGAGTAGCTTGCTCCTTGATACTCACCTGTACTGTTATCAGGTTATCATTTCGAGGTTTCAACACAATCGATCACTTCTTCTGTGAGTTCTCCTCCCTGCTTTCCCTCTCTTGCTCTGATACTTACCTCAACCAGTTGCTGCTTTTCATTTTTGCCACCTTTAATGAGGTCAGCACACTCTTCATCATTCTCCTGTCTTATGTGTTTATTGTTGTCACCATCCTCAAGATGCGTTCAGCCTGTGGTCGCCgcaaagccttctccacctgtgcctCCCACCTGACCGCCATCAGCATCTTCCACGGCATCATCCTCTTCCTCTACTGTGTGCCCAGCTCCACAACCTCCAGGCACACGGTCAGAGTGGCCTCTGTGTTTTACACGGTGGTCATCCCCATGTTGAATCCCCTGATCTACAGTCTGAGAAATAAGGATGTCAAGGACACAGTCTCCAAGATCATGGACTCTAAAGTGTTTTCATACTAA